The DNA region AGCCTGAAGCGTCAGCAGCACTCGTAGCCGCCACGTCCACGACCGGGGAGGCGCGGCGCAGGGTCCGCGCCTCCCGCGGCCGCACCGCGCAGAGCGCCCGTGAGCCCTCGCCGGTGCGCCGCGTCCGACGCCGGGCAGCAGGCGCAGTGCGCGCCGGCCACGCCGTCCCGGAGAGGCGCGATGTCGCGATTGCAAGTTCTGGCCGCGCTGCTTCTCGGCTCGGCCGCCGGTCGCGCTCAGGCGCAGGCCGTGAGTTCCGCGCCGGGGACCGAGGCGGCGCAATCCGATGGGCTGCTCGGGATGCCGACCCTGCTACTGATCGGCGTCATCATCGCCTTCGCGGTCCTGTACGCGCTGCGTGCTCGCCGGCGCTGAGTGACGAGAGGCCTTCTCCAGAGGCCTACCGTGAGGGTTGCCCCCACCTCATCCGCGAGCACCGCGATGAAGCCGGACGTGGTCACGGGACCGCGCGGTCCGCCGATCTGCGCGTGCATGTCGCCGAGACGACGCCCCGCGGCGAGGAGACCGTCGACGAAGCCGCGACATCTGAATGGTCGCAGGACAAAAGGAAGCGGGATTGGCCGACTCGGGCACGACGTTCATCCAGATAGACGCAACACAGCCTGAGTGGCGACCATGAAGACAACAGTCACAGCGATGGCATCGGCCATGCTCGCCGGCGCGCTTCTCGGAGTGCCGACCGGAGCCAGTGCGCAGGCGGGCAGCTTCGCCAACCACGGTTTCGGCAACCACAACTTCGGAGCTGCCGCCGTCGCGGGCGGCGGTGGCTTCGGCAATCACGGCTTCGGCGCCGGCGCCGCGGGCGGCGGTTTCGCCAATCGGGGTTTCGGCAACCACGCGTTCGGGCCGGGAGCCGCTGCCGGCGGCTTTGCCAATAACGGTTTCGGCAACCACAATTTCGGCCGCCCTGCTGTCGGCGGCGGGCTCTCCAATCCGGGGTTCGGGCACGGGCTCGGTGCCCATCGCGGCTACGGTCATCATCGCCATTACGGCTACAATCGGGGCTTCTACGGGAGACCCTACGGCTACGGCTACGGCCGGCGCGGATACGCGCTCGGCGGTCTCGGGCTGGGGCTCGCCGTGGGCGGTCTGTACGGCGGTTACGGTTATCCGGGATACGGCTACGACACCGGGTATTACGGCGGCTACGCGCCCGTCACTTACGGCTACGCGCCCGTCACCTACGGCTACGCCGACACCGAAACCGACCGTGTCGTTGACGAGGACCGCGCCTGCGCGCGCCGGTTCCGATCCTATGACCCGCAGAGCGGAACCTATCTCGGTCGGGACGGGCGTCGCCATCGCTGCCGGTAAGCCTCGGTCGTCCTGAGGACGACCGCATCGGACACGGAACGGCCCCGTCACGCCGCGGCGTGGGCGGGGCTGAGGGCGGGGCTGAGGGCGGGGTTGGCTCGATCCGCCGGAGCAGCCAATCGGGACGACCGATCGCTGGCGCTAAGACTCGCCCTCGGTCTCGTCCTCACCGCCGGTCGCACCGGTTGCAGGCCATGGCCGGTACGCGTCGAGCGTCGCGTAGGCATCCGTGCCGGTGAGCCCGAGCCGTTCCATGTCGGTCAGGAGCGCCAGGATGTCGGTGTCCACCGGCTCGCCGGCTTCTTTGCGCTCGATCAGAGTGTTGACCAGTTCCAGGTCGCTGATCGACGTCGCGCTGGGTTCGTTCGGATCGGTGAAGGCCATGACCGGTCTCTCGCAGGATGGGTCGGAGATCTAGGTCGCCGCCCCTCGCCCGACCACACGCGACCGCTCCGGACGCCGCGGCGCGGCGGTGCGGCGGTGCGGCGGCGCCGATGCCGGCCCCTGAGCGTGCTGGCGAGGGGACGCCGCGCGCGTCACATCGTCGGATGCGACGCCGGCTCTGTCTCACCGTGCAAAACCTCGTGCTGCCAAGTGGGGCGGTGCGCGTCCAGTCCGACATGCTGGCCGACATACAGGGTTGCGAGCAGGCCGAGCAGCAGAAGCAGGCCGAGGGTCACGGCGTCCGGATGCCGGCGCGCGCTGTGAATGCTGAGGCAACCCAGTGTGAAGACGGCCGCGAGGACCAGGGGACCGAGCGTGTCGCTCGACATCGGGATCTCCGGGGTGGCCTGTCGCCGTGGCTCAGCGCGCCGCCGCGCATGGGCGAGCGGCGAGGCTGCGCGACATAGACGCTCGAGGATGCGCGAACCATCCCGACATCCATCGCCACCATCGCGCGTCGGATCCGGCGGCGAGTGTCGAGCAACGAGCCTCGACCGCGCGCCGCCCTGCGGCGGCCGC from Methylobacterium sp. NMS14P includes:
- a CDS encoding BA14K family protein; its protein translation is MKTTVTAMASAMLAGALLGVPTGASAQAGSFANHGFGNHNFGAAAVAGGGGFGNHGFGAGAAGGGFANRGFGNHAFGPGAAAGGFANNGFGNHNFGRPAVGGGLSNPGFGHGLGAHRGYGHHRHYGYNRGFYGRPYGYGYGRRGYALGGLGLGLAVGGLYGGYGYPGYGYDTGYYGGYAPVTYGYAPVTYGYADTETDRVVDEDRACARRFRSYDPQSGTYLGRDGRRHRCR